From Bordetella flabilis, the proteins below share one genomic window:
- a CDS encoding TPM domain-containing protein → MTLLSETELQQVARAIAGAERHTDAEIVTVLAARADDYAYIPLLWASLIALTVPGLLNYGIVLLGPHELLMTQWAVFVVLALLFRVPAVTTRLIPRHVRRWRAANLARRQFLEQNLHHTRGETGMLIFVSEAERYVEILVDRGISAKLPDATWEPVIATFTEHVRRGETLQGFIKSIETCGALLAEHLPATTPRDELPNRLVVLA, encoded by the coding sequence ATGACACTGCTAAGCGAAACCGAACTGCAACAGGTGGCCCGGGCCATTGCCGGCGCGGAGCGCCACACCGATGCGGAAATCGTCACGGTGCTGGCCGCACGTGCCGACGACTACGCTTATATCCCCTTGCTGTGGGCCAGCCTGATCGCCTTGACCGTGCCGGGGCTGCTGAACTACGGCATCGTCCTGTTGGGCCCGCATGAGTTGTTGATGACACAGTGGGCGGTGTTCGTGGTGCTGGCGTTGCTGTTTCGCGTGCCGGCCGTCACGACGCGCCTGATTCCGCGCCATGTGCGACGCTGGCGCGCGGCCAATCTGGCGCGTCGCCAGTTCCTGGAACAAAACCTGCATCACACCCGCGGCGAGACCGGCATGCTGATTTTCGTGTCGGAAGCCGAGCGCTACGTCGAGATCCTGGTGGATCGGGGCATCAGCGCGAAGCTGCCGGACGCCACCTGGGAGCCCGTCATCGCCACCTTCACGGAGCATGTGCGGCGCGGCGAGACCCTGCAGGGCTTCATCAAAAGTATCGAGACCTGCGGCGCCTTGTTGGCGGAGCATCTGCCGGCCACCACCCCGCGGGACGAACTGCCCAACCGCCTGGTCGTTCTGGCGTAA
- a CDS encoding TPM domain-containing protein, with amino-acid sequence MDEAKLLDPTTVARLTDMLAAHERATGQQVVVVTLASLRGVPIEDFGYQLGRRWGIGQKGKDNGALLIVSRDDRKVRIEVGYGLEGQLTDAISSAIINQIIVPAFSQGNYNKGILDGTAAIVKVLGGDPDAVQVQPQVAAEREGPTSIPVFFILLFVVLAVMSRLGGRRRGGVLPGMILGGMLGSRGGFGGFGGRGGGFGGGGGFSGGGGGFGGGGASGNW; translated from the coding sequence GTGGACGAAGCCAAGCTGCTGGATCCGACCACCGTCGCGCGCCTCACCGATATGCTGGCCGCGCACGAACGCGCCACGGGGCAGCAGGTCGTCGTGGTCACGCTGGCGTCGCTGCGCGGCGTTCCCATCGAGGATTTCGGCTATCAGCTCGGCCGCCGCTGGGGCATCGGGCAGAAGGGCAAGGACAATGGCGCCCTGCTTATCGTGTCACGCGATGATCGCAAGGTGCGCATCGAGGTCGGCTACGGACTGGAAGGGCAACTCACCGACGCGATATCGTCGGCCATCATCAACCAGATCATCGTCCCGGCGTTCAGTCAGGGCAATTACAACAAGGGCATCCTGGATGGCACCGCCGCCATCGTCAAGGTGCTGGGCGGCGATCCGGACGCCGTGCAGGTCCAGCCGCAGGTCGCCGCGGAACGCGAAGGGCCCACGTCCATTCCTGTGTTTTTCATCCTGCTGTTCGTGGTCCTGGCCGTGATGTCGCGTCTGGGCGGACGTCGCCGGGGCGGCGTGCTGCCCGGCATGATTCTGGGCGGCATGCTGGGTAGCCGCGGCGGCTTCGGCGGCTTCGGCGGCAGAGGCGGCGGCTTTGGCGGAGGGGGCGGCTTCAGCGGCGGCGGCGGCGGATTTGGCGGGGGCGGCGCGTCCGGCAACTGGTAG
- a CDS encoding LemA family protein, with amino-acid sequence MEVRQSFIPHWRLVAMLLLASLLSGCGMNNIPTYDEQVKAAWAQVENQYQRRADLIPNLVETVKGYAKQEQETLTAVVEARAKATSIQVDANTINDPQKLQQFDQAQQQLSGALSRLLVVSERYPDLKSNQNFLSLQSQLEGTENRIAVARRDYIAAVERYNTEIRTFPGRLWHMVLYRDLPVRETFKASAPQADKAPAVKF; translated from the coding sequence ATGGAAGTACGGCAATCGTTCATCCCGCATTGGCGGCTCGTGGCCATGCTGCTGCTGGCCTCGCTGCTGTCGGGCTGCGGCATGAACAACATTCCAACCTATGACGAGCAGGTCAAGGCGGCCTGGGCGCAGGTGGAGAATCAATACCAGCGTCGCGCCGACCTGATCCCGAACCTCGTCGAAACCGTCAAGGGCTATGCCAAACAGGAACAGGAAACCCTGACGGCGGTTGTCGAGGCCCGGGCCAAGGCAACCTCGATCCAGGTGGACGCCAATACCATCAACGACCCGCAAAAGCTCCAGCAGTTCGACCAGGCGCAGCAGCAGCTGAGCGGTGCGCTGAGCCGCCTGCTCGTCGTGTCGGAACGCTACCCGGACCTGAAGTCGAACCAGAATTTCCTGTCGTTGCAATCGCAGCTGGAAGGGACGGAGAACCGCATTGCGGTCGCGCGCCGCGATTACATCGCGGCAGTGGAGCGCTACAACACGGAAATCCGCACATTCCCAGGGCGCCTGTGGCATATGGTGCTGTACCGGGACCTGCCCGTGCGCGAGACCTTCAAGGCCAGTGCGCCCCAGGCTGACAAGGCTCCGGCCGTGAAGTTCTGA
- a CDS encoding 4-hydroxyproline epimerase, producing MTSHTFFCVDGHTCGNPVRMVAGGAPVLHGANMVEKRAHFLREYDWIRTGLMFEPRGHDMMSGAILYPPTRPDCDIAFLFIETSGCLPMCGHGTIGTVTMALERGLVTPREPGVLRIDTPAGVVEARYERNGAYVDSVRITNVPSFLYATGLEAKVEGLGLVKADVAYGGNFYAIVSPQQVFPGLEHVQPSDLLRWSPRLRQAFSGKYQFVHPENPAINGLSHVLWTGTPQHPEAHARNAVFYGDKAIDRSPCGTGTSARMAQWAAQGKLDTGSDFVHESIIGTLFRGRVESRTRVGELDAIVPSIEGWARMTGYNTIFIDDRDPLMHGFQVKDRV from the coding sequence ATGACATCCCATACCTTCTTCTGCGTGGACGGCCACACCTGCGGTAACCCGGTGCGCATGGTCGCGGGCGGCGCGCCCGTGCTCCACGGCGCCAATATGGTCGAAAAGCGGGCGCATTTCCTGCGCGAATACGACTGGATACGCACCGGCCTGATGTTCGAGCCGCGCGGCCACGACATGATGTCGGGCGCCATCCTGTATCCGCCGACCCGGCCGGATTGCGACATCGCCTTCCTTTTCATCGAAACATCGGGATGCCTGCCGATGTGCGGTCACGGCACCATCGGCACCGTAACCATGGCGCTGGAACGGGGCCTGGTCACGCCGCGCGAGCCCGGCGTGCTGCGCATCGATACGCCGGCGGGCGTGGTCGAGGCGCGCTACGAGCGCAACGGCGCCTACGTCGATAGCGTGCGTATCACCAATGTGCCCTCCTTCCTGTACGCCACCGGGCTGGAAGCAAAAGTTGAAGGCCTGGGCCTGGTCAAGGCCGATGTGGCCTATGGCGGCAACTTCTACGCCATCGTGTCGCCGCAGCAGGTCTTTCCCGGCCTCGAACACGTCCAGCCTTCGGATCTGTTGCGCTGGAGCCCCCGCCTGCGCCAGGCCTTCTCCGGCAAATACCAGTTCGTGCATCCGGAGAACCCCGCCATCAACGGCCTGTCTCACGTGCTGTGGACCGGGACGCCGCAGCACCCCGAGGCGCACGCGCGCAACGCTGTGTTCTACGGCGACAAGGCCATCGACCGTTCGCCGTGCGGCACGGGGACATCGGCGCGCATGGCACAATGGGCTGCGCAGGGCAAGCTCGATACCGGTAGCGATTTCGTCCACGAGAGCATCATCGGCACGCTGTTCCGCGGCCGGGTGGAGTCTCGTACCCGTGTCGGCGAGCTGGACGCGATCGTGCCGTCCATCGAAGGCTGGGCGCGGATGACCGGCTACAACACCATATTCATTGACGACCGTGATCCTTTGATGCACGGCTTTCAGGTCAAAGACCGGGTATAG
- a CDS encoding MFS transporter, with protein sequence MTQPAPPVGTDTGMAAPEGSLNPGVTRREVWSWAMYDFANSGYTTVILTTVFSAYFVGVVGGGAHWATLAWTGALSVSYLAIMLTMPALGARADARAAKRKLLFASTAGCIVATLALSRAGPGDVWLALVGIAISNYFYCMGESAVASFLPELARPHALGRVSGWGWSFGYCGGMLSLGLSLAIVSMAQARGETAPQFVPWVVVATCVVFALSALPAFLWLRERASPRGHARATPDMLGQLLRAWRETGRHHAQFRRLLMCVACYQAGIAVVITLAAVYAEQAMGFKMAQIMLLVFLVNIAAAAGAFLFGYLQDRIGHKRALAITLCGWIAMVLIAYAAVTVTVFWVAAALAGLCMGTSQSAGRAMVGALAPARRSAEFYALWTFSVQLAAVVGPLTYGLVTWLTHGNHRLAILVTGLFFVGGLALLKRVDLAGGVAEREAADGRGETAPWPDGAV encoded by the coding sequence ATGACGCAGCCCGCGCCGCCGGTCGGGACGGACACCGGCATGGCGGCACCCGAGGGCAGCCTGAACCCCGGGGTGACACGGCGCGAGGTCTGGTCGTGGGCCATGTACGACTTCGCGAACTCCGGCTACACCACCGTTATCCTGACGACGGTCTTCAGCGCCTATTTCGTCGGCGTGGTGGGTGGTGGCGCGCACTGGGCCACGCTGGCTTGGACAGGGGCGCTGTCGGTCTCCTATCTGGCCATCATGCTGACCATGCCGGCGCTAGGCGCGCGGGCGGACGCACGCGCCGCCAAGCGCAAGCTGCTGTTCGCCAGCACCGCGGGCTGCATCGTGGCGACGCTCGCGTTGTCCCGTGCCGGCCCCGGCGATGTATGGCTGGCACTGGTCGGCATCGCCATATCGAACTACTTCTACTGCATGGGTGAATCCGCCGTCGCGTCCTTCCTGCCGGAACTGGCGCGGCCGCACGCGCTGGGCCGGGTGTCGGGCTGGGGCTGGAGTTTCGGCTACTGCGGCGGCATGCTCAGTCTGGGCCTGTCCCTGGCGATCGTATCGATGGCGCAGGCGCGCGGCGAGACCGCGCCGCAGTTCGTGCCCTGGGTGGTGGTCGCCACCTGCGTCGTCTTCGCGCTGTCCGCGCTGCCCGCTTTCCTGTGGCTGCGCGAGCGCGCCTCGCCGCGCGGGCACGCGCGGGCGACGCCCGACATGCTGGGACAACTGCTGCGCGCCTGGCGCGAGACCGGACGCCATCACGCCCAGTTCCGGCGCCTGCTGATGTGCGTGGCGTGCTACCAGGCCGGCATCGCGGTGGTCATCACGCTGGCGGCCGTATATGCCGAGCAGGCCATGGGCTTCAAGATGGCCCAGATCATGCTGCTGGTGTTCCTGGTCAATATCGCCGCCGCCGCGGGCGCCTTCCTGTTCGGATATTTGCAGGACCGCATCGGCCATAAGCGGGCGCTCGCCATCACCCTGTGCGGCTGGATCGCGATGGTGCTCATCGCCTATGCCGCGGTTACCGTGACGGTGTTCTGGGTCGCTGCGGCGCTGGCCGGGCTGTGCATGGGGACCAGCCAGAGCGCGGGGCGCGCCATGGTGGGCGCGCTGGCACCGGCGAGGCGGTCGGCCGAGTTCTACGCCCTATGGACGTTTTCCGTGCAACTGGCGGCCGTGGTGGGGCCGCTGACCTACGGGCTGGTGACCTGGCTCACCCATGGCAATCACCGGCTGGCCATCCTGGTCACCGGGCTTTTCTTCGTCGGCGGCCTGGCTCTACTGAAACGCGTGGACCTGGCCGGTGGCGTGGCCGAACGCGAGGCCGCGGACGGCCGGGGCGAGACGGCGCCGTGGCCCGATGGCGCTGTTTGA
- a CDS encoding GlcG/HbpS family heme-binding protein, with protein sequence MNSKPVLTAEDVKKILAAAEAHARQNDWPVTIAVADDGGHLLGMLRLDGAAPVSAHIAPAKAHTAAVGRRESRVYEESINNGRYAFLSVPLMTGMLEGGVPIVAQGQVVGAVGVSGVKATEDAQIAAAGIAALGL encoded by the coding sequence ATGAATAGCAAACCCGTACTGACCGCCGAGGACGTCAAGAAGATCCTCGCCGCCGCCGAAGCCCACGCCCGGCAGAACGACTGGCCGGTGACGATCGCGGTCGCCGACGACGGCGGGCACCTGCTAGGCATGCTGCGGCTGGACGGCGCGGCGCCGGTCAGCGCCCATATCGCACCCGCGAAAGCGCATACCGCGGCCGTGGGTCGGCGCGAATCCCGTGTGTACGAAGAGAGCATCAACAACGGCCGCTATGCCTTCCTGTCGGTGCCGCTGATGACCGGCATGCTGGAAGGCGGGGTGCCCATCGTGGCGCAGGGCCAGGTCGTGGGCGCGGTGGGCGTTTCGGGCGTCAAGGCGACAGAGGACGCGCAGATCGCCGCTGCCGGTATCGCGGCCCTGGGCCTATGA
- a CDS encoding propionate--CoA ligase — translation MQKTRVFHYSSVAHREEFWRREAGRIHWDEPPETILDFSNPPFARWFVGGRTNLCFNAVDRWLPQQADRQALIWVSTEVDQERIYTQMQLFEEVNAVAAMLREQGVEPGDRVLIYMPMVPEAIFAMLACARLGAVHSVVFGGFASHNLAQRIDDARPKVIVSADAGSRGGKVMPYKPLLDKALSLSTAQPDAVILLDRGLAPMERGPGQHDYAALRARHDGARVPVAWMESTAPSYILYTSGTTGKPKGVQRDTGGYAVALAASMEYLFDGKPGETFFCTSDIGWVVGHSYIVYAPLIGGQATLVYEGTPVRPDGAILFKLIERFKVNTLFSAPTAVRVLKRQDPALLRRHDLSTLRAVYLAGEPLDEPTGRWIADALGKPVIDNYWQTESGWPILSAQPGVERVPARYGSPSFPCYGFDVRVVSESTGEDLGPGQKGVVAIVPPLPPGAMTTIWGDDERFVRTYFESIPGRQLYSTFDWGMVDPDGYWYILGRTDDVINVAGHRLGTREIEESISSHPKVAECAVVGVADALKGQAAHAFVVLKDMGDIDAAALEGDMMRLVEEQLGAVARPARIRFVGALPKTRSGKVLRRAIVSVCEGRDPGDLPTIEDPQALQQIKESLT, via the coding sequence ATGCAAAAAACCCGGGTTTTCCATTACTCGTCCGTGGCGCATCGGGAGGAATTCTGGCGGCGCGAGGCCGGACGGATCCATTGGGACGAGCCGCCGGAGACCATTCTGGACTTCAGCAACCCGCCCTTTGCCCGCTGGTTCGTCGGCGGGCGCACAAATCTGTGTTTCAACGCGGTCGATCGCTGGCTCCCCCAACAGGCCGATAGACAGGCGCTGATCTGGGTGTCCACGGAGGTCGACCAGGAGCGCATCTATACGCAGATGCAGCTCTTCGAGGAGGTGAACGCGGTGGCCGCCATGCTGCGCGAGCAGGGCGTGGAGCCGGGCGACCGGGTGCTCATCTACATGCCCATGGTACCGGAGGCCATCTTCGCCATGCTGGCCTGCGCCCGCCTGGGGGCGGTCCATTCCGTGGTGTTCGGCGGGTTCGCTTCGCACAACCTGGCGCAGCGCATCGATGACGCGCGGCCGAAAGTCATCGTTTCCGCGGACGCGGGTTCGCGCGGCGGCAAGGTCATGCCCTACAAGCCCTTGCTGGACAAGGCGCTGTCGCTCAGCACGGCCCAGCCCGACGCCGTCATCCTGCTCGATCGCGGACTGGCGCCGATGGAGCGTGGGCCGGGGCAGCACGACTACGCGGCCCTGCGCGCCCGTCACGACGGCGCGCGCGTGCCCGTAGCGTGGATGGAGTCGACCGCGCCCAGCTACATCCTCTATACGTCCGGCACGACCGGCAAGCCCAAGGGCGTGCAGCGCGACACGGGCGGGTATGCCGTGGCGCTGGCCGCGTCGATGGAATACCTGTTCGACGGCAAGCCGGGCGAGACTTTTTTCTGCACCAGCGACATCGGCTGGGTGGTGGGGCACTCCTATATTGTGTATGCACCGCTGATCGGCGGGCAGGCAACGCTGGTCTACGAAGGCACGCCCGTGCGTCCGGACGGCGCCATCCTGTTCAAGCTCATCGAGCGCTTCAAGGTCAACACGCTGTTCTCGGCGCCCACCGCGGTGCGCGTGCTCAAGCGGCAGGACCCGGCGCTGCTGCGCAGGCACGACCTATCCACGCTGCGCGCCGTCTACCTGGCCGGCGAGCCGCTGGACGAACCCACCGGCCGCTGGATCGCGGATGCGTTGGGCAAGCCGGTCATCGACAACTATTGGCAGACCGAAAGCGGCTGGCCCATCCTGTCCGCGCAGCCCGGCGTGGAACGCGTGCCGGCACGCTACGGCAGCCCGTCCTTTCCCTGCTATGGCTTCGACGTCCGCGTGGTGAGCGAAAGCACTGGCGAGGATCTCGGGCCGGGGCAGAAGGGCGTCGTGGCCATCGTGCCGCCGCTGCCGCCGGGGGCGATGACGACGATCTGGGGCGACGACGAGCGTTTCGTGCGGACGTATTTCGAATCGATCCCCGGACGCCAGCTGTATTCCACCTTCGACTGGGGCATGGTGGACCCGGACGGCTATTGGTACATCCTGGGCCGCACGGACGATGTGATCAATGTGGCGGGCCACCGGCTCGGTACGCGCGAGATCGAGGAATCGATCAGCAGCCACCCCAAAGTGGCGGAATGCGCGGTGGTCGGCGTAGCCGATGCGCTCAAGGGGCAGGCCGCGCATGCGTTCGTGGTGCTGAAGGATATGGGCGACATCGATGCTGCCGCCCTGGAAGGGGATATGATGCGCCTGGTCGAAGAGCAGCTGGGCGCGGTCGCGCGGCCGGCACGTATCCGCTTCGTCGGCGCATTGCCCAAGACGCGGTCGGGCAAGGTGCTGCGGCGTGCGATCGTGTCGGTGTGCGAGGGACGGGACCCGGGCGACTTGCCGACCATCGAAGATCCGCAGGCCCTGCAACAGATCAAGGAGTCGCTGACATGA
- a CDS encoding C40 family peptidase has translation MPPYDYRALPIYRFLTRHGRLLRLSLLMVGAAILAGCANTTTHDTAAYRGFDQEGYEAGWASQSDDPIGMLLAQKLRRSPRASSYPGGAATDNTLLAGEALNYLGIRYRYGGSSPSTGFDCSGLVGYVAEQSLGLKLPRNAAEIYQLGTPVRRADLQVGDLVFFNTMGRRYSHVGIYLGDDRFVHSPSAGGVVRVERMDMAYWNKRYNGARRLDTTLIASARAQN, from the coding sequence ATGCCTCCATACGACTACCGCGCGCTCCCCATATATCGATTCCTGACCCGACACGGACGCCTCCTGCGCCTGAGCTTGCTGATGGTGGGCGCTGCCATCCTGGCAGGATGCGCCAATACGACCACGCACGATACCGCGGCCTACCGCGGTTTCGACCAGGAAGGCTACGAAGCCGGCTGGGCCAGCCAGAGCGACGATCCCATCGGCATGCTGCTGGCGCAGAAGCTACGGCGTTCGCCGCGCGCGTCCAGCTACCCCGGCGGCGCCGCCACCGACAACACCCTGCTGGCCGGGGAGGCCCTGAACTACCTGGGCATCCGTTACCGCTACGGCGGCAGCTCGCCCAGTACCGGTTTCGATTGCAGTGGACTGGTCGGCTATGTCGCCGAACAATCGCTGGGACTGAAACTGCCGCGCAACGCCGCCGAGATCTACCAACTGGGAACCCCGGTCAGGCGCGCCGACCTGCAAGTTGGCGACCTGGTGTTCTTCAATACGATGGGCCGGCGGTACTCGCACGTCGGCATCTACCTGGGCGATGACCGCTTCGTGCATTCGCCCAGCGCGGGCGGCGTGGTGCGTGTCGAACGCATGGACATGGCGTACTGGAACAAGCGCTACAACGGCGCGCGGCGCCTCGACACGACGCTGATCGCCTCGGCACGCGCGCAGAATTGA
- a CDS encoding DUF2325 domain-containing protein, whose product MTAALSAVVVGADRLGNIPDLLKGHNIAITHHISGRDPSHQKRGLQLPTGTQLVILLTDFLGHNVMKTFRQSAQRSGIRVVACRRSVCSMQQALAQCGLCGARSA is encoded by the coding sequence ATGACGGCGGCACTGAGCGCAGTGGTAGTTGGCGCGGACCGGTTGGGCAACATCCCCGATCTGCTCAAAGGGCACAACATCGCGATCACGCACCACATCAGTGGGCGGGATCCTTCCCACCAGAAGCGGGGGCTGCAGTTGCCCACCGGCACCCAGCTGGTCATTCTGCTGACCGATTTCCTGGGGCATAACGTAATGAAGACCTTCCGCCAGTCGGCACAGCGATCCGGTATCCGGGTGGTGGCGTGCCGGCGGTCCGTCTGCAGCATGCAGCAGGCATTGGCGCAATGTGGCCTGTGCGGGGCGCGCTCGGCCTGA
- a CDS encoding CysB family HTH-type transcriptional regulator, with translation MNLQQFRFVRETIRRDFNLTEAARMLYTSQPGVSKAIIEFEDELGVKIFERHGKRIKGLTKPGLAVSQVIDRIMREVDNLKKVSDEFARRDEGGLVIACTHTQARYLLPRVIPAFRRQFPKVHLSLAEGSPAQLAEMVLHEQADLAIATESLALTPGLATLPCYTWEHTVVVRPDHPLAELTSSEAKRLTLAQLAAYPLVTYDRAFTGRTAIDEVFASHNVHPDIVLEAIDADVIKTYVDVGLGIGIIAGVAYDPRRDTGLVGLPVGHLFGTHTTRVGIKAGVFLRDYVYTFIEMLTPALTRQVVNDAVQGVKA, from the coding sequence ATGAATCTGCAACAGTTCCGTTTCGTGCGCGAAACCATACGCCGGGACTTCAACCTGACCGAGGCGGCGCGCATGCTGTACACCTCGCAGCCCGGCGTGTCCAAGGCCATCATCGAATTCGAGGATGAACTGGGCGTCAAGATTTTCGAACGCCACGGCAAGCGCATCAAGGGCCTGACGAAGCCGGGCCTGGCGGTATCGCAAGTGATAGACCGCATCATGCGGGAGGTGGACAACCTGAAGAAAGTCAGCGACGAGTTCGCCCGGCGGGACGAGGGTGGACTGGTCATTGCCTGCACCCACACCCAGGCGCGCTACCTGTTGCCGCGCGTCATCCCGGCGTTCCGCCGGCAGTTTCCCAAGGTCCATTTGTCGCTGGCCGAGGGCAGCCCGGCGCAACTGGCTGAAATGGTCCTGCATGAACAGGCCGACCTGGCGATCGCGACGGAGTCGCTGGCGCTGACGCCGGGGCTGGCCACGCTGCCCTGCTATACCTGGGAACACACGGTGGTGGTGCGTCCCGACCATCCGCTGGCCGAACTTACCTCCAGCGAAGCCAAGCGCCTGACCTTGGCGCAACTGGCCGCCTATCCCCTGGTCACCTACGACCGCGCCTTCACTGGCCGGACGGCCATCGACGAGGTCTTCGCCTCGCACAACGTGCATCCGGACATCGTGCTGGAGGCCATCGATGCGGACGTGATCAAGACCTATGTCGACGTGGGCCTGGGCATCGGCATCATCGCCGGCGTGGCCTACGATCCGCGTCGCGATACCGGCCTGGTAGGATTGCCCGTGGGACATCTATTCGGCACCCACACGACCCGGGTAGGGATCAAGGCCGGCGTTTTCCTGCGCGACTACGTCTACACCTTCATCGAAATGCTGACGCCGGCCCTCACGCGGCAGGTGGTGAACGACGCCGTGCAGGGCGTGAAGGCGTAG
- a CDS encoding CoA-acylating methylmalonate-semialdehyde dehydrogenase gives MNEIARIPLLIGGERVQSTTTQWRDVVNPATQDVVAQVPYATREELDRAVANSREAFKTWRNSGQGARMRVMLKLQQLMRENTGKLAEMITREHGKTLPDAEGEVGRGLEVVEHACSIASLQLGEYAENAASGIDVYTLIQPLGVCAGITAFNFPVMLPCFMFPIAVACGNTFVLKPSEQDPSSALFLAELALQAGLPPGVLNVVHGGAETANALCEHPDIKAVSFIGSTRVGTEIYRRASDAGKRCQAMMGAKNHCVILPDADPEVALNQLLGAAFGAAGQRCMATSVAVFVGASRDWLPDFVARARKLKINAGTDRQADLGPLVSPAAKSRVEGLIQQGVDEGAELLLDGRGLQVPGFERGNFVGPTVFAGVRGNMKVYTEEVFGPVLCVVGVDTLEEAVDFINANPNGNGVALFTQDGGAARYFQNNIDVGQVGINIPIPVPVAWFSFTGSRGSKLGDLGPNGKQAVQFWTQTKTVTARWAAHGRGVNTTITMR, from the coding sequence ATGAACGAGATCGCGCGTATCCCGCTGCTGATCGGTGGCGAACGAGTCCAGTCCACGACGACGCAATGGCGCGACGTCGTCAACCCGGCGACGCAGGACGTCGTGGCGCAAGTGCCCTATGCCACCCGCGAGGAACTCGACCGCGCCGTGGCCAACAGCCGCGAAGCCTTCAAGACGTGGCGCAACAGCGGGCAGGGCGCCCGCATGCGCGTAATGCTGAAATTGCAGCAACTGATGCGCGAGAACACCGGCAAGCTGGCCGAGATGATCACGCGCGAACATGGCAAGACCTTGCCGGACGCAGAAGGCGAGGTCGGCCGCGGCCTCGAGGTTGTCGAACATGCCTGCTCGATCGCCAGCCTGCAACTGGGCGAGTACGCCGAGAACGCGGCGTCCGGCATCGATGTCTATACGCTTATCCAGCCGCTGGGCGTGTGCGCCGGCATCACGGCGTTCAACTTCCCCGTCATGCTGCCGTGCTTCATGTTCCCGATCGCGGTGGCCTGCGGCAATACCTTCGTCCTGAAGCCTTCGGAACAGGATCCATCCTCCGCCTTGTTCCTCGCCGAACTCGCGCTGCAGGCCGGCTTGCCGCCCGGCGTACTGAATGTGGTCCATGGGGGCGCGGAAACCGCCAACGCCCTGTGCGAGCATCCCGATATCAAGGCCGTGTCCTTCATCGGCTCCACGCGTGTGGGCACGGAGATCTATCGTCGCGCCTCCGACGCCGGCAAGCGCTGCCAGGCCATGATGGGGGCGAAAAACCATTGCGTCATCCTGCCGGACGCCGACCCCGAAGTGGCGCTGAACCAGCTGCTGGGCGCGGCCTTCGGCGCGGCCGGGCAGCGCTGCATGGCGACCTCGGTGGCCGTGTTTGTCGGGGCGTCGCGCGATTGGCTGCCCGACTTCGTGGCCCGCGCCCGGAAGCTGAAAATCAACGCCGGCACCGACCGGCAGGCAGACCTCGGGCCGCTGGTTTCACCGGCGGCCAAGAGCCGGGTGGAAGGCCTTATCCAGCAAGGCGTGGACGAGGGCGCCGAGCTTCTGCTGGATGGCCGCGGGCTGCAGGTTCCAGGATTCGAACGCGGCAATTTCGTCGGCCCGACGGTGTTCGCGGGGGTGCGCGGCAACATGAAGGTCTACACCGAGGAGGTGTTCGGTCCGGTGCTCTGCGTGGTCGGCGTCGATACGCTGGAGGAAGCGGTGGACTTCATCAATGCCAACCCCAACGGCAACGGGGTGGCGCTGTTCACGCAGGATGGCGGCGCGGCCCGCTATTTCCAGAACAATATCGATGTGGGCCAGGTCGGGATCAACATTCCCATTCCGGTTCCCGTCGCCTGGTTCAGCTTCACCGGGTCGCGCGGTTCCAAGCTTGGCGACCTGGGGCCGAACGGCAAGCAGGCCGTGCAGTTCTGGACCCAGACCAAAACCGTCACGGCGCGCTGGGCGGCGCATGGACGGGGCGTCAATACCACCATCACCATGCGATAA